The segment GCGTGAAGGCTTTGAGGCATAATTCCGCGCGGCGCTGAGACGAAACGGCGCCATTAGCCTGCAATTCTTCGACCACAGCATGATAGTCGGCCGGATCGCAAATCACCGCGACCCGGGTAAAATTTTTGGCCGCAGCTCGCAGCAGCGTTACGCCGCCAATGTCAATGTTCTCGACTGCTTCATTGAGCGTTACTCCCGGTTTGGCTATGGTCTGTTGAAATGGATACAGGTTGCAAACGACTATGTCAATGAGGCGGATGCCGTATTTTTTTAATTCGGCCCGGTCCGCCTCGGTATCGCGGGCCAGAATACCGCCGTGAACGGTGGGGTGCAGGGTTTTCACCCGCCCGTCCAACATTTCCGGGGCTTTGGTCAGCTCCGCCACTTCGGTAACGGCCAGGCCGGCCTGGCTTAACGCCCTGACCGTGCCCCCGCTGGCCACCAATTCCCAGCCCAACTCGGCCAGGACGCGGGCAAAGTCTACCAGCCCGCTTTTATCGGCAACAGAAAGTAAAGCAATTGGCATTTTTGGTCTCCGTTTTGTAAAAGTTTGGTTGATGTAGGACTTGCGCACGTTCCAGAGGTGACAGTCACTTGCCAAGTGACTGTCACCTCTCAATTGTGTAAGCCCTATGATGACTAAGCCGGTTTACCCACTTATTCTTTGAAAATTTGCGCGTCAACCACCACTTCAACCTCGGTAAAACCCAGGGAGAAGAGGAAATTTTCAAAATAGAGTTGGCCGTATTCGTTGGCCTTGGTCAAGATGCCGTTCTCTAACGCGGCCTGTTCAATGGCTGCCTGGGCTTGGGCCAGGGCCGCCCCTGTCAGATTGGGATCGTTTTGATCCAGAATCAAGGTGTTTTCGTAAAAAACTATATGGGTGCGGTCAAAATCAATATTGCTGTTCAAAATTTCCGGGGCGGGCAGCACCAGCCGCACGCGGGCGCCGTCGGTCCACAAATCTGCTTCATCCAGTTTTTCCAGGTCAAAACCGGCTTGCACGTTGCCGTAAACCAGCATCAGCAAGCGTTCTTTGGCGCCCAGAAATTCATCGAGCCAACCCTCGGCGGCGTTTTCGTTATAAATTTCGGCCACACTGTTAAACTCCACCGTGGCCAATTCGGCCTTGGCCTTGATGCCCTGGATGGTAATGACCGGAGGCGGCAGGGGCGTGTTGGTTGGCGTGGGGGGGAGGGAGGTGGGTCGGGCCGCCACATTGGTCAAGGTGAGACGGCCTACCAGAAACGTAATCAGGCCGATGCCTACCAAGGCAACCACGGCCACGCCCAGCCAGATCAGATATTGTCGTTGAGCCTGGTTCATAATCCACTTTCACCTTTTTCTACTTCGATGGTAATGTCGGTAAAACCAAGCGAGCGCAAGAGGTTCTCCATTTGGACGCGCCCGTATTTTTCGGCGCTTTCATAAATATTGCGTTGGATGGCCCAATCAAGCAGGGCTTGCTCGGCCACCAGCCTGGCCCGGCTTTCCAGGGTTGCATCCGGTTTGACCAGCAGGCCCGTTTTACGCTCATAAACGTAGGTGCGTTCATTGTCAATCCGGCTGTAAAGGATTTCAGGGGGGGGCAGGGTTATTTTTACCGAGGCGCCGTTGACCACAATGTCGGCTTCGTCAACTTTATCCAGGTCAAAACCGGCCACCACTTCTCCTTCGGCCACCAGCATCAATTTGTCGCTGCCTACAATTTGTTCCCAGAGATTGCCGGGATCGTTTTGTAAATCAACCACGGTTTGCATGGCAAATTCGGTGGTTTCCAGGCGGCCCAGGGCATTAACGTGGGTGATAACGACAATGGGGGTAGGGGTAGGGGTAGGCGTATTTGTAGGGGTGGGGGTAAGCGTAGGGGTATTTGTGGGGGTAGGCGTGGGGCCGATGGTGGGGGTCGAAGTGGGGGTGGGTGTGGGGGTGTTGGTAATAAGCGGCGGGGGTTGAACAGGCGTAGGTGTTGTTTTTTCCGGGGCCATAGCCGCAGGGGTGATGCCGGCCGGAATGGGCATGGCCCGGGTTTGCCGACCTAATAGAAAGGCAATCATACCCACCATAATGGCCAGGCCCACAAAGAGTAGAACCAGGAATGTGACGAG is part of the Anaerolineae bacterium genome and harbors:
- a CDS encoding DUF4230 domain-containing protein, which produces MNQAQRQYLIWLGVAVVALVGIGLITFLVGRLTLTNVAARPTSLPPTPTNTPLPPPVITIQGIKAKAELATVEFNSVAEIYNENAAEGWLDEFLGAKERLLMLVYGNVQAGFDLEKLDEADLWTDGARVRLVLPAPEILNSNIDFDRTHIVFYENTLILDQNDPNLTGAALAQAQAAIEQAALENGILTKANEYGQLYFENFLFSLGFTEVEVVVDAQIFKE
- a CDS encoding DUF4230 domain-containing protein — translated: MRKNILVTFLVLLFVGLAIMVGMIAFLLGRQTRAMPIPAGITPAAMAPEKTTPTPVQPPPLITNTPTPTPTSTPTIGPTPTPTNTPTLTPTPTNTPTPTPTPIVVITHVNALGRLETTEFAMQTVVDLQNDPGNLWEQIVGSDKLMLVAEGEVVAGFDLDKVDEADIVVNGASVKITLPPPEILYSRIDNERTYVYERKTGLLVKPDATLESRARLVAEQALLDWAIQRNIYESAEKYGRVQMENLLRSLGFTDITIEVEKGESGL